DNA from Variovorax sp. PBL-H6:
AGGTCCATCACGTCCTCGATGCGCTCGTGCGCCGACCATCGCTCCGCCTGGCGGATCTTGGCCACGTCGATGTCAGCCACGATCTCGCCGCCATTGCGGCTCATCACCACAACCCGATCGGCCAGGTACACCGCCTCCTCGACCGCATGGGTGATGAACATGACCGTGCGTGGCGCGATGGCGCAAAGGCGCAGGAGCTCTTCCTGCATGACCGTGCGCGTCTGTGCGTCGAGGGCGCCGAAGGGCTCGTCCATCAGCAGGACGTCGGGTTCGAGGGCATAGGCGCGGGCGATCGCGACCCGCTGCTGCATGCCGCCCGACAGCTGGTGGGGGTAGGCATCTTCCCTTCCTTGCAGGCCCATGAGCTGCAGGAAATGGCGTACGCGCTCCTGCCGCTCGGCTTCGGGCATGCCCTTGCAGCGCAGGCCGAAGGCGATGTTCTCCGCCACGGTCTTCCACGGGAAAAGGGCGAACTGCTGAAACACCACGGCGCGGTCCGGGCCAGGACCCTCGACGTTCTTTCCGCCGACGTGCACCTGGCCGGACGTGGGTGCGTCCAGGCCGGCAGCAAGCCGCAGCAGCGTGGTCTTGCCGCAGCCCGACGGCCCGACGACCGCCACGAACTCGCGGTCACGCACATGCAGGTCGATGTCGCTCAGAACTGCGGTGGCGGCGCCGGCACGCGTGAACACGCGTTCGACTCGTTGAAACTGGATATCGCTCATGACAATCCTCATGCCTGGTGGTTCAGGCGCTGTCTCGGGGCACGATCTCGAAGCCGACATCGTGCACGGGGTTTTCAATCGTCTCGCCGCGCAGGCGGCGCAAGGCCAGCTCGCCGGCCTTGCGGCCGATCTCGCGCTGACGGACGTTGACGGTCGTCAACTGCGGACGGATCGCCCGGCCGAGGGGCGTGTCGTCGAAGCCGGCAATGGCCACGTCCTGCGGAACGCGAATGCCGAGCTGCGCGGCTTCGAGCACGAAGCCGGCGGCGATCATGTCGCTGGCGATGAAGATGGCTTGCGGACGCTTCTTGCCCGGCGGCATCGCCTGAAATTCGCGGGCCAGCTCCGCGCCGCTCTCCAGCTCCATGGGCGCCGATCCGATCCAGTCCTCGGTCGCCGGCAGGTTGGCCTCGGCGAGT
Protein-coding regions in this window:
- a CDS encoding ABC transporter ATP-binding protein, yielding MSDIQFQRVERVFTRAGAATAVLSDIDLHVRDREFVAVVGPSGCGKTTLLRLAAGLDAPTSGQVHVGGKNVEGPGPDRAVVFQQFALFPWKTVAENIAFGLRCKGMPEAERQERVRHFLQLMGLQGREDAYPHQLSGGMQQRVAIARAYALEPDVLLMDEPFGALDAQTRTVMQEELLRLCAIAPRTVMFITHAVEEAVYLADRVVVMSRNGGEIVADIDVAKIRQAERWSAHERIEDVMDLPSFVEIRGRVWKMLREQDFQTIASEMA